One Rhododendron vialii isolate Sample 1 chromosome 2a, ASM3025357v1 genomic region harbors:
- the LOC131314215 gene encoding acyl-CoA--sterol O-acyltransferase 1-like — protein sequence MHYPSYTLEREISNFIKVWISVVVSLCYCYFSAKFIPKGMPRLFSIIPIVSLFFALPLKLHSANLCGSTAFIIAWLSNFKLLLLAFGKGPLSEPSLSLPHFTAIACFPIRIQQNPPPKSHANLENSLTSQNRDNPYPLDQDGHHSQNPPPKGHNRENPNPRITQNGNTSIWSYAIKVVFLALFWPFYEYSDHIHPNVMWVSYCFHIYFTLEILLATAAAAAQGLFGLELEPQFDKPHLSTSVQNFWGRRWNLVASRSLRSTVYEPTLCIWAQVIGRKWASLPAVMSTFVVSALMHEILFYYMGRLWPTWEVTRFFLLHGACVVAEIWIKKLVKDRWRLPRLISTPMSVGFVMVTGFWLFIPQLLRCKIYVRASEEYAVLGACVKDIVAGVVKSIVSVYSLIGMGIKDLPIPGVQ from the coding sequence atgcactACCCAAGCTACACCTTAGAGAGGGAGATCAGCAACTTCATTAAGGTATGGATTTCAGTAGTTGTTTCTTTATGCTACTGCTATTTTTCAGCCAAGTTCATCCCAAAAGGTATGCCCAGGCTTTTCTCAATCATCCCtattgtctctctcttttttgcccTTCCTCTCAAACTTCACTCCGCCAACCTTTGTGGCAGCACCGCCTTCATCATAGCCTGGCTTTCCAATTTCAAACTCCTCCTTCTTGCCTTTGGCAAAGGCCCTCTCTCCgagccttctctctctctcccccatttCACTGCTATTGCTTGTTTCCCTATCAGGATCCAACAAAACCCACCTCCGAAATCCCATGCAAATCTAGAAAATTCACTGACATCTCAAAATAGAGACAACCCATATCCATTAGATCAAGATGGCCAccatagccaaaacccacctccAAAAGGTCATAATAGAGAAAATCCAAATCCCAGAATCACACAAAATGGAAACACATCGATTTGGAGTTATGCTATAAAGGTTGTTTTTCTAGCCTTGTTTTGGCCTTTTTACGAGTATAGTGACCACATACACCCGAATGTCATGTGGGTCAGTTACTGCTTCCACATCTACTTCACGTTGGAAATCTTACTAGCCACTGCTGCAGCCGCTGCTCAAGGCCTATTCGGGCTAGAGCTTGAGCCGCAATTCGACAAGCCGCACCTCTCGACCTCTGTCCAGAACTTCTGGGGCAGGAGATGGAACCTCGTTGCATCCCGATCCCTGCGTTCCACCGTATACGAGCCCACGCTATGCATATGGGCACAGGTCATAGGCCGGAAGTGGGCTTCGCTTCCGGCCGTCATGTCCACGTTCGTAGTCTCGGCCCTGATGCACGAGATACTGTTCTACTATATGGGCCGGTTGTGGCCGACGTGGGAGGTCACACGATTCTTTCTCCTCCACGGGGCGTGCGTGGTGGCGGAGATTTGGATCAAGAAGTTGGTTAAGGACAGGTGGCGGTTGCCTCGGTTGATCTCAACGCCGATGAGCGTCGGATTTGTGATGGTTACCGGGTTTTGGCTGTTTATACCGCAGTTGTTGAGGTGCAAAATTTACGTCAGAGCGTCCGAAGAGTATGCGGTGTTGGGAGCGTGTGTGAAGGACATTGTTGCTGGTGTTGTGAAGTCGATCGTATCAGTTTACAGTTTGATTGGAATGGGAATTAAAGATCTCCCCATACCAGGAGTTCAATAA